The Enterobacter huaxiensis sequence CGGTACGCTTTGTAGCGTTCGCGCGCCAGTTGTTTCAAAGATTCTTCGTGAGGGACAAAGTCTACCACTTCTGTGAAAGCGGTGGCAAAATCTGCAAAGTCTATCCGCAGGCTGATGAGAATATCGCGCGCGCTGCTGTTGCGCTTCTGCGGCCAGGCAATTTCTACCGGTGCACCGCCGCGCGGGCCTTCGCCTGACAGGTTGTGCGGCACAAAACTCTCCGGCGGGCGCGCCCATAGCGCTTCGTCGAGGCGAATCGCCTGCTGCTCATCTTCACAGGCAATCAACACGCGTTTGCCTGCGCGCCAACGTTCTGCGGCAATTTCACACACCAGTTGTTCAACGGCGCTAAGACCATCCTGATGGGTGTCGTTGTCCAGAAGGTAGAACGTTGCATTCTTCATATATGGGGCTTCTTGTCGTGGATTTAAATGCTAAGCCGGGTGGCGCTACGCTTACCCGGCCTACGGTTGAGTGACGCTGTAGGCCGGGTAAGGCGAAGCCGCCACCCGGCGTTTAACATCACTCGTCGCCGTTAAAACCCGCACGATTGAGCAGGAACTGCGACAGCAGCGCCACTGGACGACCGGTTGCGCCTTTGGCTTTACCTGAGCGCCATGCGGTGCCCGCGATATCCAGGTGCGCCCAGTTGTACTTGCGGGTGAAGCGAGACAGGAAGCAGCCCGCGGTGATTGCACCACCAGGACGGCCGCCGATGTTCGCCATGTCCGCAAAGTTGGACTCCAGCTGATCCTGGAACTCATCGCCCAGCGGCAGGCGCCATGCGCGGTCACCGGCTTGTTCAGACGCGCCGATAAGCTCGTGTGCCAGCGGGTTATGGTTCGACATCAGGCCGGTAATGTGGTGGCCTAGCGCGATCACGCAGGCACCGGTCAGGGTTGCCACGTCGATTACCGCTTCAGGCTCGAAGCGCTCAACGTAGGTCAGCACGTCGCACAGTACCAGACGGCCTTCGGCGTCGGTGTTCAGCACTTCAACGGTCTGGCCGGACATGGTGGTCAGTACGTCACCCGGACGATAAGCGCGGCCGCCAGGCATGTTTTCGCAGCCCGCCAGCACGCCAACCACGTTAATCGGCAGCTGAAGTTCAGCTACCATACGCATCACGCCATACACCGCAGCTGCGCCGCACATGTCGTACTTCATCTCGTCCATGCCTTCTGCAGGCTTGATGGAGATACCGCCGGAGTCGAAGGTCAGGCCTTTACCGACCAGCACAATTGGGCGCGCGTCTTCGGACGGATTGCCCTTGTACTCAATTACCGACATCAGGGATTCATTCTGGGAGCCGTTACCGACCGCCAGATAAGAGTGCATCCCCAGCTCTTTCATCTGCTGTTCGCCGATGACGCGGGTAATGACATTTTTGCTGTAGGCGTCGGCCAGCTGACGCGCCTGAGAAGCCAGGTACGCGGCGTTGCAGATGTTTGGCGGCATGTTACCCAGGTCTTTGGCTGCTTTAATGCCTGCGGCAATGGCCAGACCGTGCTGAATGGCGCGCTCGCCGCTGGTCAGCTCGCGACGGGTTGGCACGTTAAAGACCATTTTACGCAGCGGACGACGCGGCTCGCTCTTATTGGTCTTCAACTGGTCAAAACTATAAAGGCTCTCTTTTGCCGTTTCGACGGCCTGGCGAACTTTCCAGTAGGTGTTGCGGCCTTTGACGTGCAGTTCTGTCAGGAAGCAGACGGCTTCCATTGAGCCGGTATCATTCAGCGTGTTAATGGTTTTCTGAATAACCTGCTTGTACTGACGCTCGTCCAGCTCGCGCTCTTTGCCGCAGCCAATCAGCAGAATACGTTCGGACAGCACGTTCGGAACATGGTGCAGTAACAGCGTCTGCCCAGGTTTGCCTTCCAGTTCGCCACGGCGCAGCAGGGCGCTGATGTAGCCGTCACTGATCTTGTCGAGTTGTTCGGCGATCGGGGAGAGTCGGCGCGGTTCAAAGACGCCCACAACGATGCAGGCACTCCGCTGTTTCTCCGGGCTACCGCTTTTTACACTGAACTCCATGCACTACGCTCCTGAATCTTAAAGACAACGGCGGCAGCTACGGATAGAATTGAAACCTTTCGTAACTCATGTCCGCGGTTGTGGTGACTTCGTGTTAATCTTACGTTACTACGGTTTCGGCACGTCATTAAATGTTCTGAAGCGCGAATCCGCCGGGTTTTATAATCTTAGCGATGATTTCGACGACTCAAGAGAATAAATGACGTTTAAGCCATGAAACAAGCTAAATTCCTGCAAAAGACGAGTTTTAACGGGCGTATTTAAAGTGATAATCATAAGATATCTGGTGCGGGAGACGCTCAAGAGCCAACTGGCGATCCTCTTTATCCTTCTTCTGATCTTTTTCTGTCAGAAGCTGGTCAGGATCCTCGGCGCGGCGGTTGACGGTGAAATCCCAACAAATCTGGTGCTTTCTCTGCTCGGGTTAGGCGTGCCGGAAATGGCGCAGCTTATCCTGCCGTTAAGCCTTTTCCTCGGTTTGCTGATGACGCTCGGCAGACTCTATACCGAAAGTGAAATTACGGTCATGCATGCCTGCGGCTTAAGCAAAGCCGTGCTGGTAAAAGCGGCAATGGTACTGGCGTTGTTTACCGGGATCGTGGCTGCCGTGAACGTGATGTGGGCAGGCCCAACCTCCTCCCGCCACCAGGATGAAGTCCTGGCGGAAGCCAAAGCCAACCCGGGGCTGGCGGCGCTGGCACAGGGCCAGTTCCAGCAGGCCACCGACGGTAATTCCGTTCTCTTCATCGAAAGCGTTGACGGCAGCCGCTTTAACGATGTGTTTCTTGCCCAGCTGCGCACCAAAGGAAACGCCCGTCCTTCCGTGGTGGTGGCTGATTCTGGCCAGCTTGCACAGCGTAAAGATGGCTCTCAGGTAGTGACGCTGAACAAAGGCACGCGCTTTGAAGGCACGGCGATGCTGCGCGATTTCCGCATCACGGATTTCCAGAACTACCAGGCGATTATCGGTCACCAGGCGGTAGCGCTCGATCCGACCGACACCGAGCAGATGGACATGCGGACCCTTTTCAATACCGATACCGACCGCGCGCGGGCTGAACTGCACTGGCGAATTACTCTGGTATTCACCGTATTTATGATGGCGCTGATGGTTGTGCCGCTGAGCGTGGTCAACCCGCGCCAGGGCCGCGTGCTGTCGATGCTGCCGGCTATGCTGCTCTATCTGGTGTTCTTCCTGCTTCAGACTTCGATCAAGTCTAACGGTGGGAAAGGGAAGATTGACCCGATGATCTGGACCTGGGTAGTCAATGGTCTGTATCTGCTGCTGGCGGTGGGACTTAACTTGTGGGATACGGTGCCGATGCGTCGAATTCGCGCCCGCTTTACGCGTAAAGGAGCCATCTAATGCAGGCATTTGGCGTTCTTGACCGCTATATCGGTAAAACAATTTTTACCACCATCATGATGACGCTGTTCATGCTGGTTTCACTCTCCGGCATCATTAAATTTGTCGACCAGCTGAAAAAAGCCGGGCAGGGGAGCTATGACGCGATGGGGGCAGGGATGTATACCCTGCTCAGCGCCCCGAAAGATATTCAGATCTTCTTCCCGATGGCGGCCCTGCTGGGCGCGCTGCTGGGGCTGGGGATGCTTGCTCAGCGCAGCGAGCTGGTGGTTATGCAGGCATCGGGTTTTACCCGAATGCAGGTTGCGCTGTCGGTCATGAAAACCGCTATCCCGCTGGTGCTGCTGACCAT is a genomic window containing:
- the holC gene encoding DNA polymerase III subunit chi, with translation MKNATFYLLDNDTHQDGLSAVEQLVCEIAAERWRAGKRVLIACEDEQQAIRLDEALWARPPESFVPHNLSGEGPRGGAPVEIAWPQKRNSSARDILISLRIDFADFATAFTEVVDFVPHEESLKQLARERYKAYRLAGFNLNTATWK
- the lptF gene encoding LPS export ABC transporter permease LptF — its product is MIIIRYLVRETLKSQLAILFILLLIFFCQKLVRILGAAVDGEIPTNLVLSLLGLGVPEMAQLILPLSLFLGLLMTLGRLYTESEITVMHACGLSKAVLVKAAMVLALFTGIVAAVNVMWAGPTSSRHQDEVLAEAKANPGLAALAQGQFQQATDGNSVLFIESVDGSRFNDVFLAQLRTKGNARPSVVVADSGQLAQRKDGSQVVTLNKGTRFEGTAMLRDFRITDFQNYQAIIGHQAVALDPTDTEQMDMRTLFNTDTDRARAELHWRITLVFTVFMMALMVVPLSVVNPRQGRVLSMLPAMLLYLVFFLLQTSIKSNGGKGKIDPMIWTWVVNGLYLLLAVGLNLWDTVPMRRIRARFTRKGAI
- the pepA gene encoding leucyl aminopeptidase; the protein is MEFSVKSGSPEKQRSACIVVGVFEPRRLSPIAEQLDKISDGYISALLRRGELEGKPGQTLLLHHVPNVLSERILLIGCGKERELDERQYKQVIQKTINTLNDTGSMEAVCFLTELHVKGRNTYWKVRQAVETAKESLYSFDQLKTNKSEPRRPLRKMVFNVPTRRELTSGERAIQHGLAIAAGIKAAKDLGNMPPNICNAAYLASQARQLADAYSKNVITRVIGEQQMKELGMHSYLAVGNGSQNESLMSVIEYKGNPSEDARPIVLVGKGLTFDSGGISIKPAEGMDEMKYDMCGAAAVYGVMRMVAELQLPINVVGVLAGCENMPGGRAYRPGDVLTTMSGQTVEVLNTDAEGRLVLCDVLTYVERFEPEAVIDVATLTGACVIALGHHITGLMSNHNPLAHELIGASEQAGDRAWRLPLGDEFQDQLESNFADMANIGGRPGGAITAGCFLSRFTRKYNWAHLDIAGTAWRSGKAKGATGRPVALLSQFLLNRAGFNGDE